One genomic region from Rosa rugosa chromosome 1, drRosRugo1.1, whole genome shotgun sequence encodes:
- the LOC133724935 gene encoding heat stress transcription factor A-4b-like, whose amino-acid sequence MDGSQGGSNAPAPFLSKTYDLVDDPSSNHVVSWSETGCSFVVWDPTEFAKDLLPMYFKHNNFSSFVRQLNTYGFRKVDPEQWEFANEEFVRGGRHLLKNIHRRKPIHSHSMQNHEYSSVPLSEKEREEYEKKINRLNNEKRLLELDLQRHQKENQEFEFEMQLLNEQLQKMELRQRQYTTFLAQVLKKPGFASLLMQQSENHNKKRRLLKPNLFPDDFSMEGLNLNSQKENLDSVSTSTSKSDRLEKMESSLNFWEDFLRGIEEAIPEEVNDIGPLSEASPIIVSEMQDLGMNSRPCSPISNLSSPTSMNAHSSPEVAGSANFFDILAISSMCQTVDFRTKSSGLDMNSKPDSAPALEAPKERVVEMTTAEPAAANDVFWEQCLTETPGLEDAQEVQSERMDGDGGAGDTNAAAQKKLWWNTDSVDNFTNQIGRLTPAT is encoded by the exons atGGATGGGTCTCAAGGTGGTTCGAATGCACCAGCTCCTTTTCTTTCGAAAACATATGACTTGGTGGATGATCCTTCATCCAACCATGTGGTGTCTTGGAGTGAAACTGGTTGTAGTTTTGTAGTTTGGGATCCCACAGAGTTTGCCAAGGATTTGCTTCCCATGTATTTCAAGCACAACAACTTTTCGAGTTTTGTCAGGCAGCTTAATACATAT GGGTTTAGGAAGGTTGATCCTGAGCAGTGGGAGTTTGCAAATGAGGAATTCGTAAGAGGAGGAAGGCATCTACTGAAGAATATTCACCGCCGCAAGCCAATTCATAGTCACTCCATGCAAAATCACGAGTATTCTTCAGTTCCTTTAAgcgagaaagaaagagaagaatatgaaaagaaaatcaaTAGACTGAATAATGAGAAGAGGTTGCTCGAGTTAGATCTACAAAGACATCAAAAGGAGAATCAGGAGTTTGAATTTGAAATGCAATTGTTAAATGAACAATTGCAAAAGATGGAACTTCGGCAGAGGCAATATACGACCTTCCTAGCTCAAGTATTGAAGAAACCAGGGTTTGCCTCTTTACTTATGCAACAATCGGAAAATCATAACAAAAAGAGAAGACTGTTGAAACCTAACCTCTTTCCTGATGACTTCAGTATGGAaggtttgaatttgaattcacAGAAAGAGAACCTGGATTCAGTTTCAACTTCCACATCAAAGTCAGACCGGCTTGAGAAAATGGAGTCTTCCTTAAACTTTTGGGAAGATTTTCTACGTGGTATTGAGGAAGCTATACCTGAAGAAGTAAATGATATTGGCCCTTTGTCTGAGGCCTCTCCCATCATTGTTTCAGAAATGCAAGACCTTGGCATGAATAGCAGGCCGTGCTCACCTATATCGAATTTATCTTCGCCGACTTCAATGAATGCTCATTCATCCCCAGAGGTGGCTGGGTCTGCAAATTTTTTCGACATCCTTGctatatcatcaatgtgtcAAACTGTTGATTTCAGGACTAAATCTTCAGGACTTGATATGAACTCTAAGCCTGATAGTGCACCTGCACTTGAGGCTCCAAAAGAAAGGGTAGTAGAAATGACAACCGCTGAGCCTGCTGCAGCAAATGATGTCTTTTGGGAGCAATGTCTAACAGAGACCCCTGGTTTAGAAGATGCGCAGGAAGTACAATCGGAAAGAATGGATGGTGATGGCGGAGCGGGTGATACCAATGCAGCTGCTCAGAAAAAGCTTTGGTGGAACACAGATAGTGTAGATAACTTTACAAACCAAATAGGGCGCCTCACTCCAGCTACATAA
- the LOC133724934 gene encoding probable sugar phosphate/phosphate translocator At1g06470 isoform X3: MVQSALDTEKVENSGAKFTQSGSQASGLHRDPSFSRWFDEDGRVQGDLVNTDATVEEDPEFELPLPQQGELENKGLDMDRDRISPRGSKRLNSGDTFGSATVQLDGNDQAKLLPFDVEKGSERELQDIDHSTSVDDHKALSSNSKYPISSAIVLKTLFFVLVWYTCSLFLTLYNKSLLGDNLGKFPAPLLMNTVHFTMQAILSKAITWYWSHRFKTSVTMSWRDYFAKVVPTALGTAMDVNLSNASLVFISVTFATMCKSAAPIFLLLFAFAFRLESPSYKLSGIILVISIGILLTVAKETEFDFWGFIFVMLAAVMSGFRWCMTQILLQKESYGLKNPLTLMSYVTPVMAVVTALLSFIFDPWDELRRNNYFNNPEHISRSCLLMLFGGTLAFFMVLTEFILVSVTSAVTVTIAGVVKEALTILVAVIYFHDEFTMLKGVGLFTIILGVSLFNWYKIFC; encoded by the exons ATGGTACAGAGTGCTTTGGACACAGAAAAGGTTGAGAATTCAGGAGCCAAATTCACTCAGAGTGGAAGCCAAGCATCAGGTCTTCACAGGGATCCCTCATTCTCTCGCTGGTTTGATGAAGATGGGAGAGTGCAAGGTGATTTGGTAAATACGGATGCGACGGTAGAAGAAGACCCTGAATTTGAATTGCCTCTGCCCCAACAGGGAGAGCTAGAAAACAAGGGTTTAGATATGGACAGGGACCGTATATCTCCAAGGGGAAGTAAGCGCTTGAACAGTGGTGATACCTTTGGTAGTGCTACTGTCCAGCTAGATGGAAATGATCAAGCAAAGCTTTTGCCTTTTGACGTTGAGAAGGGGTCTGAAAGGGAGCTACAGGACATAGATCACTCTACTTCTGTTGATGACCACAAGGCATTATCCTCTAATTCAAAGTATCCCATTTCTTCTGCAATTGTACTGAAAACATTGTTCTTTGTACTTGTATGGTACACTTGCAGCCTATTTTTGACCTT GTATAACAAAAGTCTGTTAGGAGATAATTTGGGAAAGTTCCCCGCTCCCTTATTGATGAATACTGTTCACTTTACAATGCAAGCTATTTTATCAAAGGCAATCACGTGGTACTGGTCTCATAGGTTCAAAACCAGTGTCACTATGTCTTGGAGAGATTATTTTGCTAAAG TTGTACCAACGGCTCTTGGAACAGCAATGGATGTTAATCTAAGCAATGCATCCCTTGTTTTTATATCTGTCACATTTGCCACAATG TGTAAATCCGCGGCTCCAATATTTCTCCTTCTATTTGCTTTCGCTTTCAG GTTGGAATCTCCGAGCTATAAACTTTCGGGAATCATATTGGTTATCTCCATTGGAATACTACTAACAG TTGCAAAGGAGACAGAATTTGATTTCTGGGGATTCATTTTTGTCATGCTTGCTGCTGTTATGTCTGGTTTCCGATGGTGTATGACTCAAATTCTTCTTCAG aaagaatcaTATG gtTTGAAAAATCCACTTACTTTGATGAGCTATGTGACTCCGGTTATGGCAGTGGTGACTGCCctgctctcttttatttttgatcCATGGGATGAACTTAGAAGAAACAATTACTTCAATAATCCTGAGCATATCAGTCGAAGTTGCTTGCTGATGCTTTTTGGTGGAACCCTTGCCTTTTTCATG GTATTAACAGAATTCATTCTTGTCTCAGTGACCAGTGCTGTCACTGTCACAATCGCAGGTGTTGTCAAGGAGGCTCTCACTATATTG
- the LOC133724934 gene encoding probable sugar phosphate/phosphate translocator At1g06470 isoform X4: MVQSALDTEKVENSGAKFTQSGSQASGLHRDPSFSRWFDEDGRVQGDLVNTDATVEEDPEFELPLPQQGELENKGLDMDRDRISPRGSKRLNSGDTFGSATVQLDGNDQAKLLPFDVEKGSERELQDIDHSTSVDDHKALSSNSKYPISSAIVLKTLFFVLVWYTCSLFLTLYNKSLLGDNLGKFPAPLLMNTVHFTMQAILSKAITWYWSHRFKTSVTMSWRDYFAKVVPTALGTAMDVNLSNASLVFISVTFATMCKSAAPIFLLLFAFAFRLESPSYKLSGIILVISIGILLTVAKETEFDFWGFIFVMLAAVMSGFRWCMTQILLQKESYGLKNPLTLMSYVTPVMAVVTALLSFIFDPWDELRRNNYFNNPEHISRSCLLMLFGGTLAFFMVLTEFILVSVTSAVTVTIAGVVKEALTILVAVIYFHDEFTMLKGVGLFTIILGV, encoded by the exons ATGGTACAGAGTGCTTTGGACACAGAAAAGGTTGAGAATTCAGGAGCCAAATTCACTCAGAGTGGAAGCCAAGCATCAGGTCTTCACAGGGATCCCTCATTCTCTCGCTGGTTTGATGAAGATGGGAGAGTGCAAGGTGATTTGGTAAATACGGATGCGACGGTAGAAGAAGACCCTGAATTTGAATTGCCTCTGCCCCAACAGGGAGAGCTAGAAAACAAGGGTTTAGATATGGACAGGGACCGTATATCTCCAAGGGGAAGTAAGCGCTTGAACAGTGGTGATACCTTTGGTAGTGCTACTGTCCAGCTAGATGGAAATGATCAAGCAAAGCTTTTGCCTTTTGACGTTGAGAAGGGGTCTGAAAGGGAGCTACAGGACATAGATCACTCTACTTCTGTTGATGACCACAAGGCATTATCCTCTAATTCAAAGTATCCCATTTCTTCTGCAATTGTACTGAAAACATTGTTCTTTGTACTTGTATGGTACACTTGCAGCCTATTTTTGACCTT GTATAACAAAAGTCTGTTAGGAGATAATTTGGGAAAGTTCCCCGCTCCCTTATTGATGAATACTGTTCACTTTACAATGCAAGCTATTTTATCAAAGGCAATCACGTGGTACTGGTCTCATAGGTTCAAAACCAGTGTCACTATGTCTTGGAGAGATTATTTTGCTAAAG TTGTACCAACGGCTCTTGGAACAGCAATGGATGTTAATCTAAGCAATGCATCCCTTGTTTTTATATCTGTCACATTTGCCACAATG TGTAAATCCGCGGCTCCAATATTTCTCCTTCTATTTGCTTTCGCTTTCAG GTTGGAATCTCCGAGCTATAAACTTTCGGGAATCATATTGGTTATCTCCATTGGAATACTACTAACAG TTGCAAAGGAGACAGAATTTGATTTCTGGGGATTCATTTTTGTCATGCTTGCTGCTGTTATGTCTGGTTTCCGATGGTGTATGACTCAAATTCTTCTTCAG aaagaatcaTATG gtTTGAAAAATCCACTTACTTTGATGAGCTATGTGACTCCGGTTATGGCAGTGGTGACTGCCctgctctcttttatttttgatcCATGGGATGAACTTAGAAGAAACAATTACTTCAATAATCCTGAGCATATCAGTCGAAGTTGCTTGCTGATGCTTTTTGGTGGAACCCTTGCCTTTTTCATG GTATTAACAGAATTCATTCTTGTCTCAGTGACCAGTGCTGTCACTGTCACAATCGCAGGTGTTGTCAAGGAGGCTCTCACTATATTG
- the LOC133724934 gene encoding probable sugar phosphate/phosphate translocator At1g06470 isoform X1, whose translation MVQSALDTEKVENSGAKFTQSGSQASGLHRDPSFSRWFDEDGRVQGDLVNTDATVEEDPEFELPLPQQGELENKGLDMDRDRISPRGSKRLNSGDTFGSATVQLDGNDQAKLLPFDVEKGSERELQDIDHSTSVDDHKALSSNSKYPISSAIVLKTLFFVLVWYTCSLFLTLYNKSLLGDNLGKFPAPLLMNTVHFTMQAILSKAITWYWSHRFKTSVTMSWRDYFAKVVPTALGTAMDVNLSNASLVFISVTFATMCKSAAPIFLLLFAFAFRLESPSYKLSGIILVISIGILLTVAKETEFDFWGFIFVMLAAVMSGFRWCMTQILLQKESYGLKNPLTLMSYVTPVMAVVTALLSFIFDPWDELRRNNYFNNPEHISRSCLLMLFGGTLAFFMVLTEFILVSVTSAVTVTIAGVVKEALTILVAVIYFHDEFTMLKGVGLFTIILGVSLFNWYKYEKLKKGHTSEDDVEESVVINNAAKYVILEETDEQDDGT comes from the exons ATGGTACAGAGTGCTTTGGACACAGAAAAGGTTGAGAATTCAGGAGCCAAATTCACTCAGAGTGGAAGCCAAGCATCAGGTCTTCACAGGGATCCCTCATTCTCTCGCTGGTTTGATGAAGATGGGAGAGTGCAAGGTGATTTGGTAAATACGGATGCGACGGTAGAAGAAGACCCTGAATTTGAATTGCCTCTGCCCCAACAGGGAGAGCTAGAAAACAAGGGTTTAGATATGGACAGGGACCGTATATCTCCAAGGGGAAGTAAGCGCTTGAACAGTGGTGATACCTTTGGTAGTGCTACTGTCCAGCTAGATGGAAATGATCAAGCAAAGCTTTTGCCTTTTGACGTTGAGAAGGGGTCTGAAAGGGAGCTACAGGACATAGATCACTCTACTTCTGTTGATGACCACAAGGCATTATCCTCTAATTCAAAGTATCCCATTTCTTCTGCAATTGTACTGAAAACATTGTTCTTTGTACTTGTATGGTACACTTGCAGCCTATTTTTGACCTT GTATAACAAAAGTCTGTTAGGAGATAATTTGGGAAAGTTCCCCGCTCCCTTATTGATGAATACTGTTCACTTTACAATGCAAGCTATTTTATCAAAGGCAATCACGTGGTACTGGTCTCATAGGTTCAAAACCAGTGTCACTATGTCTTGGAGAGATTATTTTGCTAAAG TTGTACCAACGGCTCTTGGAACAGCAATGGATGTTAATCTAAGCAATGCATCCCTTGTTTTTATATCTGTCACATTTGCCACAATG TGTAAATCCGCGGCTCCAATATTTCTCCTTCTATTTGCTTTCGCTTTCAG GTTGGAATCTCCGAGCTATAAACTTTCGGGAATCATATTGGTTATCTCCATTGGAATACTACTAACAG TTGCAAAGGAGACAGAATTTGATTTCTGGGGATTCATTTTTGTCATGCTTGCTGCTGTTATGTCTGGTTTCCGATGGTGTATGACTCAAATTCTTCTTCAG aaagaatcaTATG gtTTGAAAAATCCACTTACTTTGATGAGCTATGTGACTCCGGTTATGGCAGTGGTGACTGCCctgctctcttttatttttgatcCATGGGATGAACTTAGAAGAAACAATTACTTCAATAATCCTGAGCATATCAGTCGAAGTTGCTTGCTGATGCTTTTTGGTGGAACCCTTGCCTTTTTCATG GTATTAACAGAATTCATTCTTGTCTCAGTGACCAGTGCTGTCACTGTCACAATCGCAGGTGTTGTCAAGGAGGCTCTCACTATATTG GTTGCAGTCATTTACTTCCATGATGAATTTACTATGTTAAAAGGAGTTGGACTCTTTACAATTATTCTTGGTGTGAGTTTATTCAACTGGTACAA